Proteins from a genomic interval of Elusimicrobiota bacterium:
- the recD2_3 gene encoding ATP-dependent RecD-like DNA helicase, translating into MFTGMKWSGTGINRFVANAERSMTLGSSNSTMSEEILEGTLVEIRYHEDGFLIARLDSGASVKGPMLWPEIGMVYTFHGEWENHPRFGRGFKFVDYEARHPTGIKAIQEYLEENADGVGPRLAERLTEAFGDQTLIVLKDSHEKVAEKVTGITKEHAEKISAGLKEIEAREKLTLTLKEMVGGTRIPKSAVHDIIKIWGVHAPDRIRSNPYELMTEIDRVGFTIADAIAKKVGFDPEGLPRVRAGLLYVLQKASREAGHVFLPKPILIQASAELLAIESAKVEAVLPKLITEAVIKVDGDNAYLPQLFNDESFVANKIKVLLKNDESLP; encoded by the coding sequence ATGTTTACCGGCATGAAATGGTCTGGCACCGGCATCAATCGCTTTGTTGCCAATGCCGAACGCTCCATGACCTTGGGGTCATCAAACTCGACGATGAGCGAAGAAATTCTTGAGGGAACACTCGTTGAAATCCGTTACCACGAGGACGGATTTCTGATCGCTCGGTTGGATTCAGGCGCATCAGTAAAGGGTCCCATGCTCTGGCCGGAGATCGGCATGGTCTATACCTTTCACGGCGAGTGGGAAAACCATCCACGATTCGGGCGGGGGTTTAAATTTGTCGATTATGAGGCGCGCCACCCCACTGGAATCAAAGCGATCCAAGAATATCTCGAAGAAAACGCCGATGGTGTTGGTCCTCGTTTGGCTGAGCGATTAACCGAGGCGTTTGGCGATCAGACGCTGATTGTTTTGAAAGACAGTCATGAGAAAGTGGCAGAAAAAGTCACAGGAATCACCAAGGAACATGCGGAGAAAATCTCAGCGGGCCTTAAAGAGATCGAGGCGCGTGAGAAACTGACTCTGACGCTCAAAGAAATGGTGGGCGGCACCCGCATACCAAAATCTGCTGTTCACGACATCATCAAAATTTGGGGAGTCCATGCGCCTGATCGCATACGGAGCAATCCCTATGAACTGATGACCGAGATTGATCGCGTCGGGTTTACTATCGCCGATGCGATAGCCAAGAAAGTTGGATTTGACCCCGAGGGTTTGCCCAGGGTCCGGGCCGGCTTGCTCTACGTTCTTCAAAAGGCGTCGAGAGAAGCCGGCCATGTTTTTTTGCCGAAGCCGATCCTCATTCAGGCCTCGGCCGAGCTGTTGGCGATTGAATCCGCCAAAGTTGAGGCTGTTCTGCCAAAGCTCATCACGGAAGCTGTGATCAAAGTGGACGGCGACAACGCTTATTTGCCACAGCTCTTCAACGACGAATCTTTTGTGGCCAACAAAATAAAGGTGCTTCTCAAAAATGATGAATCTCTTCCCTGA
- the comM_2 gene encoding Competence protein ComM: MLSRVFSAAIHGIDGYPVTVEVDLRPGLPSFSIVGLPDTSVKESRERVVAAIKNSGYEMPIQRITVNLAPGHIKKEGPSFDLAMALGILAASEIIPSGPLKDHAFLGELGLNGDLRPVRGVLPCALGLKNKGLKGLFLPQKNGREAALVAGLSIYPVENLKQVVDSLTNDLPMVPLIIDRKRVFENSKTYSVDFSDVKGQIFAKRALEIAASGGHNVLLLWTQIDKKRKRDRGHQRVEIP; this comes from the coding sequence ATGCTTTCTCGCGTTTTTTCGGCGGCCATTCATGGGATTGATGGATATCCTGTGACAGTGGAGGTTGATCTCCGTCCTGGATTACCATCATTTTCAATTGTGGGTTTACCAGACACCAGCGTTAAAGAATCCCGTGAACGGGTGGTGGCCGCCATTAAGAATTCGGGTTATGAAATGCCCATCCAGCGCATCACAGTTAATTTGGCGCCTGGACACATCAAGAAAGAGGGGCCCTCCTTTGATTTGGCCATGGCTCTTGGAATTTTGGCTGCCTCAGAAATTATTCCCAGTGGTCCGTTGAAAGATCATGCATTTCTGGGAGAGTTGGGATTGAATGGGGATTTAAGACCCGTACGCGGCGTTCTTCCATGCGCCTTGGGATTAAAGAACAAGGGATTGAAGGGCTTATTCCTGCCTCAAAAAAATGGTCGTGAAGCGGCTCTGGTCGCGGGTCTCTCAATTTATCCCGTGGAGAATCTTAAGCAGGTGGTTGACTCCTTAACCAATGATCTCCCAATGGTCCCGTTAATAATCGATAGGAAACGTGTTTTTGAAAACTCCAAAACATATTCAGTTGATTTTTCCGATGTTAAAGGACAAATCTTTGCAAAGCGAGCTCTTGAAATCGCCGCCAGCGGTGGCCACAACGTGCTATTGCTGTGGACTCAAATTGACAAAAAAAGGAAGCGGGATCGAGGCCATCAGAGGGTAGAAATACCTTAA
- the dnaJ_2 gene encoding Chaperone protein DnaJ, with product MGLFDSLFGGTKQPAVRESTPRTTSNRPFDIIDSAQAAWQKGDAARADKLFLKGISAYREQEPDGEDFALGRYGAFLLDQKRIDEAQQILEQAVNHKTDIPAVWSDYIEILIGKNDLSLLKQGVEKMEASPRGRVDPEFLLAHAKRLQRNDNFKFAEDVARWVIERATLQSDKQGRWAAIGTLGRILQDAERENEAVALWQEAFNEGSTDPVTADRLSLHLERSKNYADSTQIIKEALSRGLPANAEESLRKRLARCEAKAEGRPTTKGKTREDVPAYSIRAGDDYLKPLFQVRLKPAPKDLELLGSTARCLLASKESSSLIDIDILTGAEVNRVDGLPVLDDMKFAPNGYGIGLKRTAAVGKGPTHLVFLDDKGRVKTETSIPDATSDIALGPNLWYVGCRDGFLYAFNLEGKKLWSWETPGAKTHQDNVYFRPCPYYVSSQESFAAIGSMGTIFAIDSNGRTRWTQVIPNEKQTKWTFTVPMDGMTDGKEAYKILGIPVGAKPEDVKAAYRKLALATHPDRNPLDPKATEKFREVQGAYERIVSGNISLGNGSEKGVTFTIEIQGVGPMINFIAANSEGVAVGSSQGRLYLYDAKGQLKEARVLGDGQIRATLRPDGSLGAAWCDNTLLFFKNGKIVNAVEAPEYPTALTMIGDEVVISRGKQAWILDEYGRTRWMTEFSRSITGVAVHDDVLVFSAGVLVGFRRPH from the coding sequence ATGGGATTATTTGACTCTTTATTTGGGGGAACGAAACAACCGGCGGTGCGCGAGTCGACGCCGCGAACCACTAGCAATCGGCCATTTGACATTATTGATTCCGCACAAGCCGCTTGGCAGAAAGGAGACGCTGCCCGCGCTGACAAGCTTTTCCTCAAAGGTATTTCGGCCTACCGAGAACAGGAACCAGACGGAGAAGATTTTGCGCTCGGCCGTTATGGTGCGTTTCTCTTGGATCAAAAGCGAATCGATGAGGCGCAACAGATTCTCGAACAAGCCGTCAATCACAAGACAGATATTCCGGCCGTCTGGTCGGATTACATCGAAATTCTTATCGGAAAGAATGATCTCAGCCTGCTTAAACAAGGCGTAGAAAAAATGGAAGCCTCACCACGAGGCCGGGTTGATCCGGAATTTTTACTCGCTCACGCCAAACGCCTTCAACGAAACGACAACTTTAAATTCGCTGAAGACGTCGCACGATGGGTCATCGAGCGCGCCACGCTTCAATCTGATAAGCAAGGACGGTGGGCCGCCATCGGGACACTGGGACGAATATTGCAGGATGCCGAGCGTGAAAATGAAGCGGTCGCGCTTTGGCAAGAGGCCTTCAACGAGGGCAGCACAGATCCCGTCACCGCAGATCGTCTTTCTCTCCACCTTGAACGATCCAAGAACTACGCGGACTCCACGCAAATTATTAAAGAAGCGTTGAGCCGCGGATTGCCGGCCAATGCGGAAGAATCGTTACGGAAACGATTAGCACGATGCGAGGCCAAAGCGGAGGGGCGACCGACCACCAAAGGTAAAACCCGCGAAGATGTTCCCGCCTATTCAATTCGTGCTGGGGACGATTATCTTAAACCCCTGTTTCAGGTGCGATTAAAACCCGCCCCTAAAGACCTCGAACTCTTAGGCTCCACGGCGCGATGCCTACTCGCATCGAAAGAATCATCTTCGCTCATTGATATCGATATATTGACCGGAGCCGAAGTGAATCGTGTCGACGGTCTTCCCGTTTTGGATGACATGAAGTTTGCGCCGAATGGATATGGAATAGGTCTTAAGCGAACGGCCGCTGTCGGCAAAGGCCCAACTCATCTTGTTTTCTTAGACGACAAAGGACGGGTTAAAACAGAGACCTCCATCCCCGACGCGACGTCGGACATCGCATTGGGCCCGAACCTGTGGTACGTCGGTTGCCGAGACGGATTTCTTTACGCCTTTAATCTGGAAGGAAAAAAACTCTGGTCGTGGGAAACCCCCGGCGCAAAGACACATCAAGACAACGTTTATTTTAGACCGTGTCCATACTACGTCTCATCGCAAGAATCTTTTGCCGCCATTGGAAGCATGGGGACGATATTTGCAATCGACTCAAACGGTCGTACCCGTTGGACCCAAGTTATTCCCAATGAAAAACAAACCAAGTGGACTTTTACCGTTCCTATGGACGGAATGACAGATGGGAAAGAGGCGTACAAAATTTTAGGGATTCCAGTTGGAGCAAAGCCTGAAGACGTTAAAGCTGCCTATCGCAAACTTGCCTTGGCCACGCATCCGGATCGCAATCCATTGGACCCAAAAGCGACCGAAAAGTTTAGAGAGGTTCAAGGCGCTTACGAACGAATCGTTTCTGGAAACATCAGCCTGGGCAATGGAAGCGAAAAAGGCGTTACCTTCACAATCGAAATTCAAGGGGTGGGGCCGATGATCAACTTCATTGCCGCTAATTCCGAAGGAGTGGCTGTTGGTTCATCTCAGGGCCGGTTGTACTTATACGACGCCAAGGGTCAATTGAAGGAGGCTCGGGTTCTGGGCGACGGTCAGATTAGAGCGACGCTTAGGCCTGATGGATCACTCGGCGCTGCCTGGTGTGATAACACTCTTTTGTTTTTTAAGAATGGAAAAATCGTAAACGCAGTCGAGGCTCCAGAGTATCCGACCGCCCTCACTATGATCGGGGACGAGGTTGTCATTTCACGCGGGAAGCAGGCGTGGATTCTCGATGAGTATGGGCGTACTCGATGGATGACTGAATTTTCCAGGTCCATCACCGGTGTCGCTGTCCATGATGACGTTCTTGTTTTTTCTGCCGGTGTTTTGGTTGGATTTCGCAGACCACATTAA
- the dnaG_2 gene encoding DNA primase: MANHNEEWKVYKAEILSRIQDFSDVFTNLKKQRPTGEDWIAACCPLHDDHNPSFAYNKKTGQWACFAKCGKGSAFDFLMHSTGASFKEVLFRLGDKAGVPRPGGITAAPSDRIDEQYPRQLAETLQANLSALRYLKEKRGLTDETIKKYGLGWDNVRRRVSIPVRDERGRLVNIRLYSSLKTPKMINLKGHGTTPRLYGADELLKHEGKQVLLCEGELDRLLLQQQGFMAVTSTHGCSSFRGEWIPLFKDKHVVVVYDCDSEGQASVEAIVLKAFKESKVASIKNIRLPLLGSKDDKDVTDFFTKPRQMGGGLFDKRCYTAKELQDLIDKTSALNLSGFVPGLNGTNEKGIKLSDIIDSIRNAEDKKSHERQVEIAEATAGHLGRRGAFFFDPKSSEEFLCLDSHVFTVGNNRNFNALLQDLAHFNVTNSEGRFLWEYLRNHARRRGTPIRSTSWIYGDTNGPVLFIHTHDHDGRILKISPRSVTEIPNGQNDDNILLNPSDRVQPFRYLEKQDLGENLQLLKAFVYDSAPCSEPDKAFLLAYTIVVLLRDFCFMKPLLRLSGVHGSGKSSITSTMSYVLYGENVGKLSTVAANFTDGSKNPLTILDNKEVRDIDKDLLNFLLTSSTGIVHEKRKLYENQEIIRERANCFILTNGIESLGKPELISRQWEIQCDQAFFNPDFSVSDHISRLRGARDKIFTAMIDLIAYELLPRFSQRKDLEINLSKAFRDHPKSRTFECLSLILLVWDVLEALIGLPDGLDEQWLEAQHVSSEEASQETNVFLPFLDLIQKSPTVLRDINLQDALPGHRAYFEVTSLDLHTLFSRLARENGLPPPFVNARQLGERLSEAVPVLKKVGWDVQLRARTVRGRRFHKFQLPVERTNLTQIQGATL, from the coding sequence GTGGCAAACCACAATGAAGAATGGAAGGTATACAAAGCGGAGATCCTAAGCCGGATCCAAGACTTTTCCGACGTATTCACAAATCTTAAAAAGCAGCGGCCCACAGGAGAGGATTGGATTGCGGCTTGTTGTCCGCTTCACGACGATCACAATCCGTCATTCGCCTACAACAAAAAAACCGGCCAGTGGGCCTGTTTTGCGAAATGCGGAAAAGGGAGCGCGTTTGATTTCCTCATGCACTCAACCGGCGCCTCTTTCAAAGAGGTGTTGTTTCGGTTGGGTGATAAGGCCGGTGTTCCGCGCCCGGGCGGAATAACCGCCGCCCCGTCGGACCGTATCGACGAACAATATCCCCGGCAGCTGGCCGAAACTCTTCAGGCGAATTTATCGGCGCTTCGATATCTCAAAGAAAAGCGCGGGCTCACCGACGAAACCATAAAAAAATATGGTCTTGGATGGGACAATGTGCGCCGACGCGTCTCCATTCCTGTTCGTGACGAACGTGGACGGCTCGTCAACATCCGGCTTTATAGTTCGCTCAAGACGCCCAAGATGATCAATCTCAAGGGGCATGGAACAACGCCGCGTTTGTACGGTGCGGACGAGCTCCTGAAGCATGAGGGGAAGCAGGTTCTTCTCTGCGAAGGGGAATTGGACCGGCTTCTGCTCCAGCAACAAGGGTTTATGGCGGTCACCTCCACGCACGGCTGCAGCTCTTTCCGCGGTGAGTGGATTCCCTTGTTCAAAGATAAGCACGTTGTGGTGGTTTACGACTGCGATTCCGAGGGACAGGCCTCGGTTGAAGCGATTGTCCTCAAGGCGTTCAAGGAATCGAAAGTCGCGTCAATCAAGAATATCCGATTACCTTTGCTTGGATCCAAGGACGATAAAGACGTTACGGATTTTTTCACAAAGCCCCGGCAAATGGGCGGCGGTCTGTTTGATAAGCGTTGTTACACCGCCAAGGAGCTGCAGGACCTCATCGATAAAACTTCCGCGCTAAACCTTTCTGGATTTGTGCCTGGATTGAATGGGACCAATGAGAAGGGCATAAAGCTGTCGGACATTATCGACAGCATCCGAAACGCCGAAGATAAGAAGTCGCATGAGAGGCAAGTTGAAATTGCCGAGGCCACCGCCGGTCATCTCGGCCGGCGCGGCGCGTTTTTCTTTGACCCCAAATCGTCAGAGGAATTTCTCTGTCTGGACAGCCATGTGTTTACCGTCGGTAACAACAGGAATTTTAACGCGCTCCTACAGGATCTCGCTCATTTCAACGTCACCAATTCGGAAGGGCGATTCTTGTGGGAATACTTACGAAACCACGCCAGGCGTCGCGGAACGCCGATTCGCTCCACCAGTTGGATCTACGGCGACACCAACGGCCCCGTTCTTTTCATTCACACGCACGACCATGACGGCCGCATTCTGAAAATATCGCCTCGTTCGGTGACCGAGATCCCCAACGGCCAGAACGACGATAATATTCTCTTGAACCCGAGCGACCGCGTTCAACCGTTCCGTTATCTGGAGAAGCAGGATCTCGGTGAGAACCTCCAATTGCTCAAGGCCTTCGTTTACGACAGCGCGCCGTGTTCCGAACCCGACAAGGCATTTCTCTTGGCCTACACGATTGTCGTTCTCCTGCGCGATTTCTGCTTCATGAAACCCCTTCTGCGGCTCTCCGGTGTGCACGGCTCCGGCAAAAGCTCCATCACGTCCACCATGAGTTATGTGCTTTACGGCGAAAATGTCGGGAAGCTATCGACGGTCGCGGCCAATTTCACGGATGGCTCAAAAAATCCGCTTACGATTCTGGACAACAAAGAAGTGCGCGACATCGATAAGGATCTTCTGAACTTTCTTCTAACCAGCTCAACCGGCATCGTGCACGAAAAGCGGAAACTCTACGAGAACCAAGAGATCATTCGCGAGCGAGCCAACTGTTTTATTTTGACTAACGGCATCGAGTCGCTGGGCAAACCGGAACTCATCTCGCGCCAATGGGAAATTCAATGCGACCAGGCGTTTTTCAATCCCGATTTCTCCGTCTCAGATCACATCTCCCGCCTTCGCGGCGCCCGTGACAAGATTTTTACGGCGATGATCGATCTGATCGCCTATGAACTTCTCCCGCGGTTCTCGCAACGCAAAGACTTGGAAATTAATTTATCCAAAGCGTTTCGGGATCATCCGAAGAGCCGCACGTTCGAATGCTTGTCGCTCATTCTCTTGGTCTGGGACGTGTTAGAAGCATTGATTGGTCTGCCCGACGGATTAGACGAACAGTGGCTCGAAGCCCAGCATGTTTCATCCGAAGAAGCGTCGCAAGAGACGAATGTGTTTCTGCCCTTCTTGGACTTGATTCAAAAATCCCCGACCGTTCTTAGAGACATCAATCTTCAAGACGCCTTGCCCGGCCACCGCGCTTATTTTGAAGTAACCAGCCTCGATTTGCACACCTTGTTTTCGCGACTGGCGCGTGAAAACGGGCTCCCGCCGCCGTTTGTGAACGCGAGACAACTGGGCGAACGGCTGTCGGAGGCGGTTCCGGTTTTGAAAAAGGTGGGGTGGGACGTGCAATTGCGGGCGCGAACAGTGAGAGGTCGCCGATTCCACAAGTTCCAGTTGCCGGTTGAAAGAACGAATTTAACGCAGATTCAGGGTGCAACCCTATGA
- the arnC_3 gene encoding Undecaprenyl-phosphate 4-deoxy-4-formamido-L-arabinose transferase, translating into MNHRPNPTSSQQGLRLLSVVVPVYNEVATFRQILKRIADVPLAKEIILVDDGSTDGTRDLLRQIESEAVLYPNSIIKVIFHEKNQGKGAALRTGIQQATGDLLIVQDADLEYSPEEYPRLIEPILSGDADVVFGSRFRGDRVRVLFFWHMLGNRLLTFLSNMCTNLNLTDMETCYKVFKTEIIKNIPLRSDRFGFEPEITAKMSKLGLSIYEVPISYRGRTYAEGKKINWKDGISAIFTILKFWLLDDLYNETSGLNTVWIMQGAGQYNRWLFLQCEPSLGKRILEVGAGAGNFTKYLTSRDRVVATDINDFFITSLRRRYQYHDNVAVEKLDLSDRNNASNLTKAHRPDSVLAVNVLAYIENQELALKNINTLLPIGGNLTVVVPAHPALFSSLDVHLGHKRRYGKNELKDLLINAGFEIQSMRYLNLMGALAWLINGKILRRKLLPTQQIRIFDWLVGLLKFEKWVSLPFGLSVLVVAKKKSPVESF; encoded by the coding sequence ATGAACCACAGACCAAATCCAACAAGTTCACAGCAAGGATTGAGACTTTTATCGGTTGTCGTTCCTGTTTACAATGAGGTGGCGACCTTCCGACAAATTCTCAAACGCATCGCTGATGTTCCTTTGGCCAAAGAGATCATTCTTGTAGATGATGGGTCGACCGATGGAACCCGCGACTTGTTGCGACAAATTGAATCTGAAGCTGTTCTCTATCCCAACTCCATAATCAAAGTGATCTTTCACGAAAAAAATCAGGGGAAGGGGGCCGCCTTAAGAACAGGTATCCAACAAGCCACTGGAGACCTACTGATAGTTCAAGATGCCGATTTGGAATACAGTCCCGAAGAATATCCTCGCCTTATTGAACCTATTCTTTCTGGGGACGCCGATGTGGTTTTCGGTTCACGATTCCGAGGAGACCGCGTCCGCGTTTTGTTCTTCTGGCATATGTTGGGAAACCGTTTGCTGACCTTTCTTTCCAATATGTGCACCAATTTAAATCTCACCGACATGGAAACCTGTTACAAGGTTTTCAAAACAGAAATCATTAAAAATATCCCTCTCCGGTCCGATCGGTTCGGCTTTGAGCCAGAAATTACAGCCAAGATGTCCAAATTGGGGTTGAGCATCTATGAAGTTCCGATTTCTTATCGCGGCAGAACCTATGCGGAGGGGAAAAAAATAAATTGGAAAGATGGGATATCCGCAATTTTCACAATTTTGAAGTTTTGGCTCCTGGATGACCTTTATAACGAAACTTCAGGCCTCAATACGGTTTGGATAATGCAAGGGGCCGGACAATACAATCGATGGCTTTTTTTGCAGTGCGAGCCAAGTCTCGGGAAAAGAATATTGGAGGTGGGGGCTGGAGCCGGCAATTTCACGAAATACCTGACGTCGCGTGACCGGGTTGTGGCCACCGATATAAATGATTTTTTTATCACCTCTCTACGCCGGCGTTATCAATATCACGATAATGTGGCAGTCGAAAAATTGGATCTCTCCGATAGGAATAACGCATCAAACTTGACAAAAGCCCATCGACCGGACTCCGTTCTGGCCGTCAATGTGCTTGCCTACATTGAGAACCAGGAATTGGCTTTAAAAAATATCAATACCCTCCTGCCTATTGGGGGGAATTTGACGGTTGTGGTGCCCGCACATCCTGCTCTTTTTTCATCGTTGGATGTTCACCTGGGGCATAAGCGTCGATATGGGAAGAATGAATTGAAAGATCTTTTGATCAACGCAGGATTTGAGATTCAAAGCATGCGTTATCTGAACCTGATGGGGGCCTTGGCGTGGCTCATCAACGGAAAGATTTTGAGAAGAAAATTATTACCCACCCAGCAGATCCGAATTTTTGATTGGCTGGTTGGGTTGCTCAAGTTTGAAAAATGGGTGTCCCTCCCTTTTGGGCTTTCGGTTTTGGTGGTCGCGAAGAAAAAGAGTCCCGTCGAATCGTTTTAG
- the recD2_2 gene encoding ATP-dependent RecD-like DNA helicase, with translation MMNLFPDQQEAEDLVRKHRFSIVTGGAGTGKSTVVRAIVDAHARPGYRISLAAPSGKAAKRLSEVTGREAMTIHRMLGPTKVKGRFEFSKNENNLLAADLVVVDETSMVDISLMASLMKAVSPHTKVVLVGDHYQLPPVGPGSPFRDLLNSQSVPSKELTIIKRQKDGLIVQNAHRIKNGEDIITENNNAGDFYFIGRDREEHVLAKIIEFFSSELLKNRKLDPLRDVQVISPIREKTTLSCKSINLELQKALNPSDPIPNYPFKVGDKVINTKNDYDHNIVNGDMGFVAGINKAEKIIAVNFESPERRVQLPLKGNDLELAYAITVHKAQGSEWPIVIVPVHKSFGGLLLQRNLLYTAVTRAKQLLILVGQRDEIPRVVWRNQQGKRFTNLTQLINGKKS, from the coding sequence ATGATGAATCTCTTCCCTGATCAACAAGAAGCCGAAGATCTGGTTCGCAAGCACCGATTCTCCATTGTGACGGGCGGCGCCGGAACCGGCAAATCGACGGTTGTCAGAGCAATTGTTGACGCTCATGCGCGGCCCGGATACCGAATCTCGCTCGCGGCGCCCTCGGGCAAAGCGGCTAAGCGACTATCCGAGGTCACTGGTCGAGAAGCGATGACGATCCATCGCATGTTGGGCCCCACCAAAGTGAAAGGCCGGTTCGAATTCTCCAAAAACGAAAACAATTTGTTGGCCGCGGACCTTGTTGTGGTGGATGAAACGTCGATGGTGGACATTTCTCTCATGGCAAGTCTGATGAAAGCGGTGTCGCCGCACACCAAGGTGGTTTTGGTCGGAGATCATTATCAGCTTCCACCGGTGGGGCCGGGGAGCCCCTTTCGGGATTTGTTGAACTCGCAATCAGTCCCATCCAAAGAGCTGACCATCATCAAGCGGCAGAAAGACGGCCTGATCGTTCAAAACGCTCACCGCATAAAAAACGGTGAGGACATCATCACCGAAAATAACAACGCCGGTGATTTTTACTTTATTGGTCGAGATAGAGAAGAGCATGTGTTGGCAAAGATCATTGAGTTCTTCTCAAGTGAATTACTGAAAAACAGAAAACTGGACCCATTGCGAGATGTTCAGGTGATCTCGCCGATTCGTGAGAAAACGACGCTCTCCTGCAAATCGATCAATCTCGAACTTCAGAAAGCGCTTAACCCCTCTGATCCAATCCCCAACTATCCGTTTAAAGTCGGCGACAAAGTCATCAATACGAAAAACGACTACGACCACAACATCGTGAACGGCGATATGGGGTTTGTGGCCGGGATCAACAAAGCGGAAAAGATTATTGCGGTGAATTTTGAAAGCCCGGAGAGGCGCGTTCAGTTGCCGCTTAAAGGAAATGATCTCGAGCTGGCCTACGCGATCACGGTTCATAAAGCGCAGGGCTCTGAGTGGCCGATTGTGATCGTGCCGGTCCACAAAAGCTTTGGTGGTCTCTTGCTTCAACGCAACCTGCTCTATACCGCTGTCACCCGGGCGAAACAACTCTTGATCCTTGTTGGACAACGCGATGAGATCCCCAGGGTTGTGTGGCGCAATCAACAGGGAAAACGATTTACGAATCTGACGCAGTTGATCAATGGGAAGAAAAGCTAG
- the wecG gene encoding UDP-N-acetyl-D-mannosaminuronic acid transferase, whose amino-acid sequence MIPLTAPSTSSSAPYLFEKNVYLLGCPTACLNLEETVEEVNKMILDRRPHQHCVINAGKMVLMHRDPVLKNIVHSCSLINADGQSVVWALKLLGRPIPERVTGIDLMERLFVEADKKKYRVFFLGAVQWVLDTVLEHVKNKYPGVHIAGAHNGYFLEHDNARIVSEIARSNADILFVAMGSPKKEYWLNQNLSQLGVPFCMGVGGSFDVIAGRAKRAPRWIQNIGMEWFYRYIQEPIRLWRRYWVDNFIFVYLVLSDFFKIRIRLKHQSSTELAQKEIT is encoded by the coding sequence ATGATACCCCTCACGGCCCCTTCCACGTCTAGTTCCGCTCCCTATTTGTTTGAAAAAAACGTTTATTTGTTGGGGTGCCCTACGGCCTGTCTCAATTTGGAAGAGACGGTCGAGGAAGTGAACAAGATGATTCTCGATCGTCGTCCTCATCAACATTGTGTTATCAATGCGGGGAAAATGGTTCTCATGCATCGGGATCCCGTTCTAAAAAACATTGTGCATTCATGTTCTTTAATTAACGCAGATGGCCAGTCGGTGGTCTGGGCCCTTAAATTGCTCGGCAGACCCATTCCCGAGCGTGTCACCGGTATTGATCTCATGGAACGGCTTTTTGTCGAAGCGGACAAAAAGAAATATCGAGTTTTTTTCTTGGGAGCGGTTCAATGGGTGTTGGACACGGTTTTGGAACATGTGAAAAATAAATATCCGGGTGTTCATATTGCGGGAGCCCATAATGGATATTTCCTCGAACATGACAATGCCCGTATTGTCTCGGAAATTGCCAGGTCTAACGCGGATATTTTGTTTGTTGCCATGGGTTCCCCCAAAAAAGAATATTGGCTCAATCAAAATTTGAGTCAATTGGGTGTTCCTTTTTGTATGGGGGTGGGGGGAAGTTTTGATGTGATTGCGGGTCGAGCCAAGCGGGCCCCACGTTGGATTCAAAATATTGGAATGGAATGGTTTTATCGTTACATTCAAGAACCCATTCGTCTTTGGCGACGGTATTGGGTGGACAATTTTATTTTTGTGTATTTGGTTTTATCGGATTTCTTCAAAATCCGAATTCGGTTGAAACATCAATCATCCACGGAACTGGCCCAAAAAGAAATCACTTGA